In a genomic window of Clavelina lepadiformis chromosome 7, kaClaLepa1.1, whole genome shotgun sequence:
- the LOC143464598 gene encoding uncharacterized protein LOC143464598 isoform X2, translated as MDHYKISLSEKVQQAEKNLRQDIAELKNEIEETEMLYGKNTRPVSSVSEPMSAEYFAKERDMTLKKMLNVSGAQPMKNQGLVMIEELEATLKSEITEESISLLLHQFYLDRMQSLIQCKHLHMLRWQRFCEHTDTIERIYPTYRKRLDDIQSEYEDAKIRARRLSAAHHSFVLGNKKAIDCVRIEDLAIFFRWMVVHMHMTKRFTAYLKVLQWLPMIHRNNIDLQLASPVKPTADTDFANQTANDTKSAWKNITAGLDFSFLPVSPAPTRTHSAGRSTAMAVTSEMAFSGFVSNEVTLGIPTHALELPTFRDQLESLTTEYGIPIRTELLSSADEMELFGAVNRRFKTLFTRQMECSTFYQYDNIPEGYEHWGIDSASHCLLKPSNWVRYVRIKPRQDPIQLKQMTHLKQSGNIDALLESQNRFLNVSDHMHVTEALKEHAVAVRDPPTVQAVSVTSHGQGTLKANSVWQRIYESTEKQATETSNGSEHTKDMGDNEQSVSRFGNQSKRRDSYDYANTMQMLGLDEGDDSASQDPTVVQGAYLSFLHLRHLKIRDLRRQCLAVLNYFRSVERTITIYDGGLSHENQNSHTDDNEKMEMGDHKSKKKREKSASHMSHAAHNERVNHAGGGRGQSRGVGSHHYLHNTPADFKIDQNEFMEFGGIENHDDFYSLDLDENDRDAESGLQGISDGSGEWHSSIIAAAVSSGSLGAGSTPHVQDQRGYFILYDAAVTDFQELDKDLILIASQFIEKDTANRAVPRRSPAERAQRRQEAPGEVDIPSYGHRVVDRFAVLIDLWTCELNFLANKRKLLDCYLEAYHNTFDPTERLTLTQIITDVIHQRPRYDFTQDYFIRTYKDECACLRLKTTLLTQILASHIDECRHYLSRTARPLHMLGMPLHTITKQDIAINLPRPALKHVDMLEFHPTLGALASRFLNTIHVAVHDLQLAHRPSSTSEFVALERQVLEHARREWDGMGHIGASYSLQTQKEIFSGVFIEDALLMTDAVQSLIKPDEKSSSKTSIASVDQSASVETWMRALDMVLLRQRLIEAAFETEILARLYKKASSEMGFEEYHMYLRLVQFEFANRKEKVDLPPSMQTSFVPDDMSADRYIPPQLLLAIQEMDENHLPKFSFRNREQVLQLIQKGGILENLRVALSCQVVHKNALVVAITQFNNCAQWKDIKQSEIKSAHNASDSHSNHSVSTTLTQATNRSGTASPTPGRRLHFGKSYAGKLKFGFDKQKRSPEAFISIQIEKVGPRDVVVNAFIHKKETQGMMLRKEEELLKLKRSLVADFSKEVAFRMSLHAMRAQIIACYSSILTALEPFPTTRDNYFMVGRPNEKKRNVDDVEGMAPDPQTLRKRPRRVLSPDGLCFMNLWFIPHFTEILSSYRNMDYEKQDTILTTWLSIASSLHDIVLYLCAHARLGSGKLHQDNSQTSYSVAADWGGAEGVGAQLTEIQEQIDVLPTGPSRHTRLPSKVAELLSLRKDSLFLEFDAAVRYSMRETFLAMGNQRAYKCITDNMHFALPSLSNIWEKNVTCMHLKLPEPLDPSSLEAMKLFPWLSFQASSGLHSTSYPEYWCDVESCMQLCLAGLTDTERQLANGEILGVDLLLQEVLKNGSIALHSLEGPADEMPKGFLLLYQVGKNAGSRPGSALKDEKKKPIKNSKDPEEEEDEEKEEGNLVTKNVKKKEKLDPNLPLDKVAHPLESYRLMNIFLRVWKQLEMFKLEWGKMKLHVKNVDTPALYRESNHLFRSEVMLHVYTSIARQMGNLDIYDDISSDDHPIPPPPSTPELTLRARLLIKLLEVFECKMINETRQRIGRELTLVLAERSREETALPADLWRHPTTAGSGATMRENFTVSRPHLVEDFLQKLMSDCDTNNGNIIMSASHLNSCMSKLATAVMQRERENYESYTLYYENLLHHHHHLLYMKELEMKAIRSKQGLKQGGDSSVESQFQLADRSHELILEITALRSKITEMREQSMSMDQDIRDDVRKDYQELIQNLFEVCYEMKSRLALCHLSIHDDVKTLIAETREEAMRSLGKLKNETPTSTAEERLRTIHVKENQVKSLHHEQYELNMLLNKLNALNHWKRSTTGGRYKVTVEKLTQEVVKTRRDCLGKELVAKQKAELLKAELIAARQSLKISDEKLKKTHEQIEREKKMQKEREYQEVQEQRNRQQLTLARQRDMDRLMIELQEKEKRLKTLSNEAERNQLIEQTNQTKMQRNLKQMHAQLSMERNLKLDAFDRVDNLQAQAMDTERDITFISPSRPTSASLSISKSAITQRSRTQSSFLATPPPTTPKIRVRPMSSVAAYYAKQGDTPLPKKRPQTAAGRLKSKIAASILTETYPPTDEHETVIQLDRFTN; from the exons CGTAAGAATTGAAGATCTGGCAATTTTCTTTCGCTGGATGGTGGTGCATATGCATATGACTAAGAGGTTTACAGCTTACTTGAAAGTTCTGCAGTGGCTGCCAATGATCCACAGAAATAACATAGATCTTCAGCTTGCTTCCCCCGTTAAGCCAACAGCAGAT ACTGATTTTGCTAATCAAACTGCCAACGACACCAAGTCAGCATGGAAGAACATTACTGCAGGTCTTGACTTTTCTTTCCTTCCCGTGTCACCTGCCCCCACAAGAACACATTCTGCTGGAAGATCTACGGCGATGGCAGTAACATCAGAAATGGCGTTTTCAG gTTTTGTATCAAATGAGGTGACTTTGGGAATACCGACTCATGCACTTGAACTCCCAACTTTTCGAGACCAGCTCGAGTCCCTGACCACTGAATACGGGATTCCAATAAGGACAGAACTTCTTTCATCTGCTGATGAAATGGAGTTGTTTGGTGCTGTCAATCGGCGGTTTAAAACTCTCTTTACTCGTCAGATGGAATGttcaactttttatcaatATGATAACATCCCAGAGG gTTATGAACATTGGGGAATTGATTCTGCTTCGCATTGTTTGCTTAAGCCGAGTAATTGGGTGAGATATGTTCGGATCAAACCAAGACAAGATCCAATTCAGTTGAAGCAAATGACACATCTCAAACAAAGTGGAAATATTGATGCTCTTCTTGAGTCACAGAACAG GTTCCTAAACGTCAGCGATCACATGCATGTGACTGAAGCTTTGAAGGAGCATGCTGTGGCAGTGCGAGACCCACCCACAGTTCAGGCTGTTTCTGTTACATCACACGG ACAAGGCACACTGAAAGCTAACTCAGTCTGGCAGCGAATATATGAGAGCACAGAAAAGCAAGCCACGGAAACCTCCAATGGAAGTGAACATACTAAAGACATGGGAGACAATGAGCAAAGTGTTTCAAG ATTTGGCAACCAGAGTAAAAGAAGGGATAGTTATGATTATGCAAACACAATGCAGATGCTTGGGCTTGATGAAGGCGATGATTCTGCAAGTCAAGATCCAACTGTCGTTCAG GGTGCCTACCTCTCTTTCTTACATTTGCGGCATCTTAAAATCCGTGACCTAAGACGACAGTGTCTTGCTGTTTTAAACTATTTCAGAAG TGTCGAACGAACAATAACTATTTACGATGGTGGATTGTcacatgaaaatcaaaattcTCACACAGATGACAACGAAAAGATGGAAATGGGTGATCACAAGTCTAAGAAGAAAAGAG AAAAATCTGCTTCGCACATGTCTCATGCTGCTCACAATGAAAGAGTAAACCACGCAGGGGGAGGACGCGGACAGAGTAGAGGGGTTGGCTCACACCACTATTTGCATAATACTCCGGCAGACTTTAAA ATCGATCAAAATGAATTCATGGAGTTTGGGGGAATTGAAAACCATGATGATTTTTATTCCTTGGATCTTGATGAGAATGATCGTGATGCGGAGAGTGGACTGCAAGGTATCAGCGATGGCTCCGGCGAATGGCATAGCTCCATAATAGCGGCAGCTGTGTCTTCCGGATCACTGGGAGCTGGGTCCACACCACATGTTCAAGACCAGAGGGGTTACTTCATCCTGTATGATGCTGCTGTCACGGATTTTCAGGAGCTTGATAAGGACCTTATTCTTATTGCATCCCAATTCATTGAAAAAGACACAG CGAATCGTGCAGTTCCTAGAAGATCACCAGCTGAGAGAGCTCAAAGGAGACAAGAAGCTCCTGGTGAGGTTGATATACCCTCGTATGGGCATCGCGTTGTTGACCGCTTTGCTGTTCTCATTGACTTATGGACGTGTGAATTGAATTTCCTTGCAAACAAGCGAAAA TTACTAGACTGTTACTTGGAAGCTTATCACAACACATTTGATCCTACTGAAAGGCTCACTCTGACCCAG ATAATAACGGATGTTATCCACCAACGACCACGTTACGACTTTACCCAAGATTATTTTATAAGGACGTATAAAGATGAGTGTGCATGTCTTCGCTTGAAGACCACTTTGCTGACACAA ATACTGGCATCTCACATTGATGAATGTCGTCATTATCTTAGTCGAACAGCAAGGCCACTTCATATGCTTGGCATGCCTTTGCACACGATCACCAAGCAGGATATCGCCATTAACTTACCAAG GCCTGCGTTGAAGCATGTCGATATGCTGGAGTTTCATCCCACTCTTGGAGCACTAGCTAGCagatttttaaacactattcaTGTAGCGGTACATGATTTACAACTG GCACATCGGCCGTCATCCACAAGTGAGTTTGTTGCCTTGGAGAGACAAGTTTTAGAACATGCTCGAAGGGAATGGGATGGAATGGGACACATTGGCGCATCATATTCTCTTCAGACACAAAAAGAA attttttccGGTGTATTCATTGAAGACGCTCTATTGATGACTGATGCTGTGCAATCTCTTATTAAACCAGATGAAAAAAGCTCCTCAAAAACCAGCATTGCAAGTGTAGACCAGTCAGCTTCAGTAGAAACCTGGATGAGGGCACTAGATATGGTTTTGCTTCGACAACGCTTGATTGAGGCAGCCTTTGAAACTGAGATATTGGCCAG attgtACAAAAAAGCAAGCTCTGAAATGGGATTTGAAGAATATCACATGTACCTGCGCTTGGTGCAGTTTGAATTTGCTAATCGCAAGGAAAAAGTTGACCTTCCACCTTCAATGCAGACAAGCTTTGTTCCAGATGACATGAGTGCTGACAG ATACATTCCACCTCAACTGCTACTTGCCATTCAAGAAATGGATGAAAATCATCTTCCCAAGTTTAGTTTTAGAAACAGAGAACAAGTTTTACAG CTCATTCAAAAGGGAGGAATTCTTGAAAATCTTCGAGTTGCACTATCCTGTCAAGTTGTACATAAGAATGCATTAGTAGTAGCTATTACCCAGTTCAACAACTGCGCACAGTGGAAAGACATCAAGCAGAGTGAAATTAAG AGTGCTCATAACGCATCAGATAGCCACAGCAATCACAGTGTGTCAACTACTCTTACCCAAGCAACAAATCGTTCAGGAACAGCTTCACCAACACCAGGTCGTCGATTACATTTTGGTAAATCTTATGCTGGAAAGCTGAAATTTGGCtttgataaacaaaaaag ATCCCCTGAAGCTTTCATTTCAATACAAATTGAGAAGGTTGGTCCACGAGATGTTGTTGTGAACGCTTTCATCCACAAGAAAGAAACTCAAGGTATGATGCTGCGTAAAGAAGAagaacttttaaaactgaaacgATCACTGGTAGCTGATTTTTCTAAAGA AGTTGCGTTTAGAATGAGTCTTCATGCAATGCGTGCTCAGATTATCGCTTGCTACTCAAGCATACTCACAGCACTCGAGCCTTTTCCAACAACAAGAGACAATTACTTCATGGTTGGACGTCCAAATGAAAAAAAGAGAAATGTG GATGATGTTGAAGGTATGGCTCCTGATCCACAAACACTGAGGAAGAGACCTAGAAGAGTTCTTTCACCTGATGGGTTGTGTTTTATGAATCTCTGGTTCATTCCACACTTTACTGAGATTTTGTCAAGTTATAGAAACATGGATTACGAA AAACAAGACACCATTCTCACCACATGGCTGTCTATAGCTTCATCTCTGCATGACATTGTTCTTTATCTGTGTGCTCATGCAAGACTCGGCAGTGGAAAATTACACCAGGACAATTCGCAGACAAGTTACAGCGTCGCTGCTGACTGGGGTGGTGCTGAag GTGTTGGTGCCCAGCTTACTGAAATCCAAGAACAGATTGATGTTTTACCAACTGGGCCTAGTCGTCACACTAGGTTACCGAGCAAAGTAGCAGAACTTCTGTCACTAAGAAAAGAttcactttttcttgagtTTGATGCTGCTGTTCGATATTCTATGAG GGAGACTTTCCTTGCAATGGGCAATCAACGAGCGTATAAGTGCATCACAGATAACATGCATTTTGCTTTGCCCTCACTCAGCAATATATGGGAGAAGAATGTCACGTGTATGCACCTGAAGCTTCCTGAACCTCTTGATCCCAGTTCACTGGAAGCCATGAAGCTCTTCCCATGGCTGAG CTTTCAAGCATCAAGTGGGCTTCATTCAACGTCATATCCAGAATATTGGTGTGATGTAGAGTCGTGCATGCAGCTCTGCTTAGCAGGTCTAACCGACACTGAAAGGCAACTGGCTAATGGTGAAATACTTGGAGTAGATCTACTTCTGCAGGAAGTTTTAAAGAATGGCTCAATAGCTCTCCACAGCTTAGAAG GTCCTGCTGATGAAATGCCCAAAGGTTTTTTGCTCCTGTATCAGGTTGGAAAGAACGCTGGATCAAGACCAGGAAGCGCTCTGAaa gatgaaaaaaagaaaccaaTTAAAAATAGTAAAGATCCAGAGGAAGaagaagatgaagaaaaagaagaaggaAATCTCGTCACGAAGAAtgtgaagaaaaaagaaaaattggaCCCAAACCTTCCACTCGACAAAGTTGCACATCCGCTTGAATCATATAG GTTgatgaatatttttttacgtGTTTGGAAACAATTAGAAATGTTTAAGCTGGAATGGGGAAAAATGAAGCTTCATGTCAAAAATGTTGACACTCCTGCATTGTACAG GGAATCAAATCATTTATTTCGCTCTGAAGTTATGCTTCATGTCTATACATCGATAGCGAGGCAGATGGGTAATCTGGACATCTACGATGACATCTCCTCTGATGATCATCCCATTCCTCCTCCTCCCAGTACCCCTGAACTGACATTAAGAGCAAGATTA CTGATAAAGTTACTGGAAGTTTTTGAATGCAAGATGATCAATGAAACCCGACAGCGTATTGGTCGAGAGTTAACCTTAGTGCTGGCAGAAAGATCAAGGGAAGAAACCGCACTTCCTGCTGATCTCTGGCGCCACCCAACTACCGCTGGCAGTGGAGCCACAATGAGAGAAAATTTTACAGTCAGCCGACCACACTTAGTTGAAGACTTCTTGCAAAA GTTGATGTCAGACTGTGACACTAACAATGGTAACATAATCATGAGTGCATCACATCTTAATTCTTGCATGTCCAAGCTAGCTACAGCTGTTATGCAAAG AGAAAGGGAAAACTATGAAAGTTATACGTTGTACTACGAGAACTTACTGCATCACCACCACCACTTGCTCTACATGAAAGAACTGGAAATGAAGGCAATTAGGTCAAAGCAGGGGTTAAAGCAAGGTGGTGATAGTAGTGTTGAGTCACAG TTTCAGCTTGCTGATCGCAGCCACGAATTAATTTTGGAGATAACCGCTCTCCGCTCAAAAATAACTGAAATGAGAGAACAGAGCATGAGCATGGATCAAGACATACGAGATGACGTGAGAAAAGATTATCAG GAACTTATTCAAAATCTCTTTGAAGTTTGCTATGAAATGAAATCAAGGTTGGCACTTTGTCATCTTTCTATTCATGATGATGTGAAGACACTTATTGCAGAAACTAGAGAAGAGGCCATGAGATCACTgggcaaattaaaaaatgaaacaccAACTTCGACAGCTGAAGAAAGACTCCGTACAATACATGTCAAG GAAAATCAAGTGAAATCTTTACATCATGAACAATACGAGCTGAACATGCTTTTGAACAAGTTAAACGCTTTAAATCACTGGAAACGTTCTACTACTGGCGGTAGATACAAAGTGACCGTGGAAAAACTCACACAAGAAGTAGTCAA AACGAGAAGAGATTGTCTCGGTAAAGAATTGGTGGCAAAACAGAAAGCTGAACTTCTGAAAGCAGAACTCATCGCTGCCCGGCAATCGCTGAAGATTTCAGACGAAAAACTGAAGAAAACCCACGAACAAATAGAGAGAGAAAAGAAGATGCAAAAAGAGAGAGAATACCAAGAAGTTCAAGAGCAAAGAAACAg ACAGCAGCTTACCTTAGCCCGTCAGAGAGATATGGACCGATTGATGATTGAACTTCAAGAGAAGGAAAAAAGACTGAAGACGTTATCTAATGAAGCGGAGCGGAACCAACTTATAGAACAAACCAATCAGACGAAAATGCAAag GAATCTGAAGCAGATGCATGCTCAGCTGTCGATGGAACGCAATCTCAAGCTGGATGCTTTTGACCGTGTGGACAACCTGCAAGCTCAAGCTATGGACACTGAACGAGATATCACGTTCATTTCACCGAGCCGGCCTACCAGCGCATCACtaa GCATCTCCAAATCGGCAATAACGCAACGTAGCAGGACGCAGTCGTCTTTCTTGGCTACACCTCCCCCAACTACTCCAAAAATTCGAGTTCGACCAATGAGCTCCGTCGCTGCGTATTACGCTAAGCAAGGGGATACACCGTTACCGAAAAAGAGACCACAAACG GCTGCAGGCCgattgaaaagcaaaatagCTGCCTCTATACTGACAGAGACATACCCTCCCACCGATGAGCATGAAACAGTGATTCAGTTGGACAGGTTTACAAATTGA